The Calditrichota bacterium genome segment ATCTTCAGCCCAGAGTGAAGCGACTGTGGCTCGCCTGCTGCCAAGAACGCTGCAGCAGATTCACCATGCGCCCGCGCCGCCGCACCTGCTGCGGCCAGCGCCTGGCGGCCAGCGGTGCGGCGACCGTGAGCAACTGACATCACGAGCTCCGCAATTGGCACCACGAAGACTACCCACCTATCCCGCATCCTCACTTCAAGAGTGCGATACGACGCGAGACCAGCTCGGCTCCGACACTCACGCGGCACAGGTACAGACCACTGGGGAGCCCCGGGTCGCGAAACAGCAGGCTGTGCCGCCCAGCAGGGAAAGCCTGACCATCCGCAAGCACGGCGACTTTCTGCCCGCACACGTTGAAGATTTCTATGGTGACCCGCTGCGGCTCCGGCAACTCAAAACTGATGGAGGCGCTGCCGCTGAAGGGATTTGGCCGAATCGCGTGGAGAACAAAGGAGGCCGGGGTGGGTCGGGGGCCCCCGGAAACTACACGGCTTGCCGCCGCCCTTATGCGCAGCACCCCGCCATCGCCCACAACCCACCCATGCGCCGCATCAGCCATGTCGATGTCCCTGGGACAGCCGATGGAAGGTGTAGGCAGAGCGGTCCAGGTCTTTCCTGTGTCGTTGCTGACCGCAAGCACATCTCTTGGGTTACCCCAATCGGTAGGGGCCAACGCAGCGAACACCGTGGAAGGATCGCCCGGTAGGAATTCCAGATCCTGAAACCACCTCTCTCCAAGGGCGGGCTCATGAGCGGTCCAGGTCGCGCCGCCATCCCTTGTCAAGTAGATCGGGCTGTCGCCCTTCCACGCGGCCAAACCTATCTGCTCATCGAAAAATCGGACTACATTGACCTTGTCAGCGCGAATGGGGAGCGGACTCCACGCAGCACCCCCCGTTGTGGTCTTCTGCAGGAAGAAGCTATCCACGGGTACTGTGCGGCAGGCGAAGCGTCCGAAGCCGACGGCTGGGGACACGAACTGCACCCCGCGCCACAGGTCGCTCAGCCAGGCACCCAGGAAGTAGGACCGGTTGCGCGACACCCAAGTTTTACCTCCGTCCTCTGTCACCAAAACCGCCAAAGGGGCGCTGGCCGGCGCATCTCCCACGGCCACGCCATGCAGCGCATCGAACATCTCGATGTAGTCCAGAAATTTCGTGACCGTTGTATCTGAGGAGGCGTCAAACTGCACCTCCCAGCTCCGACCTCCGTCTACGCTGTGATAGATGCGATGAATATTGACTGCCCAAATATGCAACGAGTCCACCGCCGAAAGATCATAAATGCCCCAGTCGTTCCACGGAAAGATCGCCCAGGTCATGCCTCCATCTGTTGAGCGAAACACGGCAGGCTTACCGCTGCTCTTTTCCACGCCGCAGAAAAAGACCGTGCTACTGTCAACCGAATCGACCGCGTAACAGTCGCGAGCAATCCTCACCGCTTGAAGATCCCACAGCTGCGCCTGCAAACCCTGCCCTGCGACTCCCAGAGAAGCCAGCAAGGCAAGTGACTGCGCCACTGTCATGGCTTTCTTCATAGTTCATCCCTCCTCCTTTGCTTAGCTCAGCGGCCAAAGCAGACGGAACCCCGGCGCCAGCCGTGCCGGCCTGGCATGACCACGGCAGCCGCTGCACTCGCCCAGCGCTCCCCCCGGGGTCCACCTGCCGGCCCCGCTGGCAGCGGCTGCAAGTCCACGCCCCCGGCTGCAGCGTTCAACTGCTGCCGGGCCGCAGCCGGGGTGTCACCTTCACCCCGCGAACCCCCCTTGACCCAACCTGTCGCCGCTACCTTCCGCCTGCCAGTGGCCGTTCTCACGGTACCACCCGTTGCTCCTCTGGCATAGCCTGCAGCTCTTCTGTGTAGGATGAGTATGTGCCATACACGCGCCCCCTCATCCGATACCAGATGGCTCTGCCCTTCGGGTCTGGAATGGTGACCGCCTGGTCGGTCCACGAGTCAGCCTCGTGGTCGGTCAACGTAGCAACAAGCGTCCACGCACCACCGCCGATCTTTCTTTCGAGGCAGTAGGCGTGCACCCAGTAGGCGGACCAGACGAGCTGCGGGTGGTTCGCGGTCACGTGTACCGCAAACTCCGCGGGCACCGGCACATCGGGCAGGGGAGGCTCGCCCGGAAGGTACTGGCACATTTCGGTGGGGTTCGGGCCGTAGGCCGACCAGTACCGGGCACAGGTCTCGCAGCTTATCACGTGATCGGGTGGTGCGCCACAATACATCCCCGCCTCTGCTCCCGGCGGGTTTTGCTCCGAGGGAAAGATATTATTGCAGCAGAGCCGGGCCTCCAATTGTTGCTGTGCCGCCCCGGATCTCCTCACCGCCTCTTTCTCCCCCGTGATCCTCTCCCCGCAGGCCAGCCACAGCAGCGCCACTGCCAGGCAGCCCGCACCGACATAGGCCAATGTCCTCAACATAACGTGCCCTGCTCCGCTTGGCGTCCACAATACTCAGCTCTCCTCTTGCGCCAACCGCCCCCGGAGGGCTCCGCCCGGAAAAAGAAAGACCTGAGCGCAGGGCGCCACCCGGCACCACACACTCAGGCCTCTTTCTGCCTATTCGGCACGCTATCCGCCCACAGCGCTCCCCACTCCCTCGGGGGGGCAGCATGCGGGCTCCGCCCCTACCAGTTGCCTCTGGCTATGTCCAGCTGCCTCAACCATTGCGCTGCCCTCGTAGCTTTCGGCACCCCAGCCTCGGAACCGGGCCGGCAGAGGGCGGGGCTGCGCACCATGAAGTATAGAAAAACCGAGTGAAAAAATCAAGTACAATCTTCACGTCAGAGCAGAGACGCCGTCCGGGGCCTGGTGCCAAGAACGCGGCAGCAGATTCACCATGGGGCCAGGGTAGTGGGCCCTTCGCTTCTTTATTCCATCTGCACCAAGGTGGCCTTTAGGGAAAGAATCCGCTTTCTGGTGGCGCGCAGTACCTGGAACTGATACGGTCCCACCTGCACGAACTCGCCCCTTCTGGGAATCCTCCCCAGGCGCCACAGAATGAATCCAGCTATGGTGCTGTAGGGTCCGGGCGGCAGCTTCCACCGCATGGCCGCGTTCAGCTCCTCCACGCCCAGGCGGGCATCAACCCAGATTCCCCCATCGGGCAGGGGCCGCCACAGAGTCACTTCCTCGTCGTGCTCGTCCTCGATCTCGCCGAACAGCTCCTCCAGCACATCTTCCAGGGTGACCATGCCGGCGGTGCCGCCGTATTCGTCCAATGCCACAGCCACTGCCGCGCCGGCGCGCCGAAACTCCAGAAGAAGCCGATAGCAGGAGGTCGTCGCCGGCACGAAGAGAACGT includes the following:
- a CDS encoding T9SS type A sorting domain-containing protein, which translates into the protein MKKAMTVAQSLALLASLGVAGQGLQAQLWDLQAVRIARDCYAVDSVDSSTVFFCGVEKSSGKPAVFRSTDGGMTWAIFPWNDWGIYDLSAVDSLHIWAVNIHRIYHSVDGGRSWEVQFDASSDTTVTKFLDYIEMFDALHGVAVGDAPASAPLAVLVTEDGGKTWVSRNRSYFLGAWLSDLWRGVQFVSPAVGFGRFACRTVPVDSFFLQKTTTGGAAWSPLPIRADKVNVVRFFDEQIGLAAWKGDSPIYLTRDGGATWTAHEPALGERWFQDLEFLPGDPSTVFAALAPTDWGNPRDVLAVSNDTGKTWTALPTPSIGCPRDIDMADAAHGWVVGDGGVLRIRAAASRVVSGGPRPTPASFVLHAIRPNPFSGSASISFELPEPQRVTIEIFNVCGQKVAVLADGQAFPAGRHSLLFRDPGLPSGLYLCRVSVGAELVSRRIALLK